The nucleotide window ATTCTAATAAAGGAAGTGGACAAATCAGGAAGTGTAAAAGTTGAAGGTATCGTTGAGTGTAAAGTGACACGATACAACAAACCTTCCGATAAAATTACTGAGGCACAGAAACGCTCTATCAAATGGGATGTAAAAGTAGGAGACAGGGAAAAGAAGGTATTCACAACTGACAAAAATGAGCCTTACAGAGGCGAGACTATAAAATTTAAAGTTCCAAAATCATGGTCAGGGAAAAATGTTATTTTGATGCCATATCTCAATCAATCAACCGAGAAAGTATCAATTAGTTTATCTGTTGAAACATCTATTAAAGACACGCAAAAATGTGACTGTATTTGTGAAGAACGAGTAAGAGCATTTATGAGGATGCTCAGGGTAGGAGAAGGAACGGTTGGAGAGGAGGGATATGAGAAGCTTTTTGGAGGCAAATCTTTTATTAAAGATTATAAAAAAGGTTGGTCTACACATCCACAAATTTTAATTTCAAAAAGTGGTTTAAAATCAACTGCTGCCGGGGCCTACCAGATTATGGGCTACACATATAAAGAGTTAAATGGTTGGTCGAAAAACTCTTCATCAAATCTATATGACAAATATACTGAAAGCAAGGACTATTTAAAGAAACACAAGATTACTGATTTTTCTCCATTAAGCCAAGATTTGATATGCCTAGTGATATTGAGGTATAAACGTAATGGCATATTAAAATTGATCACAGGTGGAAATGTTAAAGAGGCTTTGGAAAAATATGGATCGTATGAATGGGCTAGTCTTCCACCAGGAAGATATGGACAACCAGCAAAAACTATGGATGAAGCTTTAGCTCTATATGATAAATATTACAAAGAAGAATTGTCGGTGAAGTCCGATTTACATTTAAAACAAGGATTTTTGAAGGATTTTTATTCTGAATGTTGTTGTCAATATAATCAAGTTTGTAGCATTGATTCAAAATATAATATTGACAAAGCTGTAGCAAAATTGATATTTAATAAAAAGACAAACTCACAAGTTTATGCGCTAAGTATGTTCGGATTGCAATAGAAGCAGGAGGATTGTCAACCGAAAAAAGACCAAACTCTGCTAAAGATTATGATAAGTTTCTACCAACTATAGGATTCTCAACTGTAGCAACAGAAGAATATACACCACAAAAAAGAGATATTGTTGTTATTCAAAATATAGATAACCATCCTCATGGACATATTGCGATGTACGATGGTGAACACTGGATATCAGACTTTGAACATAGAGATTTTTGGGGAGGACAAAGCTATAGAACTATTAAACCCAAACATACGTTTTTCAGATGGAAACAATAAAAAACAAATTAATTATGAGGAATTTACTATTTATAACAGTGTCATTTCTATTATTGAGTTGTATTGCGGGTAATGCTAAAACTGTTAATGATGGGAATTTAGACCCAGCAGTCGATATGTTAAAAGAGTTTTACGCTGAATATATCTCATTAAATCTGTGCGATGAGGTTGATGATGCGTCATTATTAAATCTCAAAGAAAAATACTTAACGCCGAGTTTGTTGATGAAGTTAAGGAGTAGTGTCGTTGATTTCGATCCATTCGTTGACGCTCAAGATTTCAGCCAAAGGTGGTTGACGGAAATTGACATAGCTAAAATAGATTCTTTAGATAATTTATATACGGTTATGTTGCCTGATAACAAAGATTGTATAATAGTGAAAGTTATATGCAAAGAGGGTGGCAAGTACCTTATTGATAACATCTCTTACAATAGAGATAATTCTTTAGTAAGTTGCGTACAAGATAGTTCAATTAACACCTACCTTGGGACTTGGGTGATAAGCGAGGAACAGCCGTTCCCATATATTGCAATACGCAAAGACTCTTCAGCGTATGTCGTTGTGGAGAGTGATCAAATTATGATTAATACAAAATTGGTTCCGGATACATCTGCACCCAATAACTCATATCAAATTTTACTTGTCGCTCCGGCAGAAGAGTTGGGGATCGGAGGACAAAGATTGGATTGGTCGCATCTTTCAACGACGCACCCAGTGGGACATATTCAATTCTTGAGTAATAATACAGCCAGATATACATGGTTAGGTTTTTATAATACAATAACAAAGCAGAGAGTTTGGCAAGATTCTCAATTCACAAGAGAAACGGGTGACAAAACTATTAATCTAATAAAAGTACCTTAAGTGTTTCACATGTTACTCAAGGTAATAGTTTAAGTAACAATAACTAAATATGATGCCATTTTTACGGAGTTTAATGATGACCTATCTGATGTGGCTTCTTTTGGGGCTATTGTTAGTGTGGCTTGGAGCAGAGCCTAAACTCAGTTATATCATTGAATAAGCATAATGAAAGTCGAAGACATAAAGTTTACAGTGCCTGAATCATGGAAAGGAAAAAACATTCTCGTGATGCCCTATATGAATCAGTCGACAGAAAAGACCGCTGCCAATTTAAAAGTTGAAATAGATCCGACTGCAATAGGGAAATCATGCGGCATAGAGTATAGAGATTCTATTACATGCGTAAAATACAACAGTAATTATGTCCCTAAATACGGAGGAAGTATCACGCTTAACGATTATAGCTGTTGGAATATATTATTAGATTCCAATAAAATTACCTTGGAAGAGCAATCCATTATTATGGGAGTATCGGAAAATGAAGGCAATCTGGATGCAATTCAGTCGTATGACTCTGAGATTGTCACAGTGGGTGCAATGCAGAAAACCATCAACCCGGATGGGTATGGTGAATT belongs to Coprobacter tertius and includes:
- a CDS encoding glycoside hydrolase family 24 protein, which codes for MGTEFILEAVSFTQQKNIERSAPSIQETLIPKGGTPEIIGTGKAINYKITDKYAGKEIVFRAFIKKDSYKMYPQQCLTCFIEEKVSTAGILIKEVDKSGSVKVEGIVECKVTRYNKPSDKITEAQKRSIKWDVKVGDREKKVFTTDKNEPYRGETIKFKVPKSWSGKNVILMPYLNQSTEKVSISLSVETSIKDTQKCDCICEERVRAFMRMLRVGEGTVGEEGYEKLFGGKSFIKDYKKGWSTHPQILISKSGLKSTAAGAYQIMGYTYKELNGWSKNSSSNLYDKYTESKDYLKKHKITDFSPLSQDLICLVILRYKRNGILKLITGGNVKEALEKYGSYEWASLPPGRYGQPAKTMDEALALYDKYYKEELSVKSDLHLKQGFLKDFYSECCCQYNQVCSIDSKYNIDKAVAKLIFNKKTNSQVYALSMFGLQ
- a CDS encoding DUF3828 domain-containing protein, with product METIKNKLIMRNLLFITVSFLLLSCIAGNAKTVNDGNLDPAVDMLKEFYAEYISLNLCDEVDDASLLNLKEKYLTPSLLMKLRSSVVDFDPFVDAQDFSQRWLTEIDIAKIDSLDNLYTVMLPDNKDCIIVKVICKEGGKYLIDNISYNRDNSLVSCVQDSSINTYLGTWVISEEQPFPYIAIRKDSSAYVVVESDQIMINTKLVPDTSAPNNSYQILLVAPAEELGIGGQRLDWSHLSTTHPVGHIQFLSNNTARYTWLGFYNTITKQRVWQDSQFTRETGDKTINLIKVP